In a single window of the Rattus norvegicus strain BN/NHsdMcwi chromosome 6, GRCr8, whole genome shotgun sequence genome:
- the Pla2g1bl1 gene encoding phospholipase A2-like, producing MEYTHYGCFRGIGSSGTPVDDLDSCCQTRDHCCSQAKKLKSCEFLIDNPYDQHILKHKNVITCSDQNIDCENFICNSDRQAGICFSKALYNKEYKDLDTKKFC from the coding sequence ATGGAGTACACCCACTATGGCTGCTTCCGTGGCATAGGCAGCTCAGGCACCCCAGTGGATGACTTAGACAGTTGCTGCCAGACTCGTGATCACTGCTGCAGTCAAGCCAAGAAGCTGAAAAGTTGTGAATTCCTCATAGACAACCCCTACGACcaacacatactcaaacacaagAATGTGATCACCTGCAGTGACCAAAACATCGACTGTGAGAACTTCATCTGCAACTCTGACCGGCAGGCTGGCATCTGCTTCTCCAAGGCCCTGTACAACAAGGAATACAAAGACCTGGACACCAAGAAATTCTGTTAG